A part of Gloeomargarita sp. SKYB120 genomic DNA contains:
- the psbV2 gene encoding photosystem II cytochrome PsbV2: MGRRQGALLILGALWLLWLWAAPPAWAARIDPYVQRYLQAREPVALKADASGALQTFTAADLSVGKRLFESNCINCHVGGATLPNPRVSLSLADLQGATPPRDNIAALMAFMRAPRSYDGQEESYTCRALPPESVADPELAQLAAFILRAAQVAPGWGSKEF, encoded by the coding sequence GGTGCATTACTAATCCTGGGGGCGCTCTGGTTGCTGTGGCTGTGGGCGGCACCACCGGCTTGGGCGGCCCGGATTGACCCCTATGTCCAGCGCTATCTCCAGGCAAGGGAACCCGTCGCCCTTAAAGCCGATGCCAGCGGCGCGCTCCAAACCTTTACGGCTGCAGACTTGAGCGTGGGCAAGCGCCTGTTTGAAAGCAACTGCATCAACTGTCACGTCGGTGGGGCCACGCTGCCCAACCCGCGAGTCTCCCTATCCCTGGCGGACTTGCAGGGTGCAACGCCCCCACGTGATAATATTGCGGCGCTGATGGCGTTTATGCGCGCGCCCCGTAGCTACGACGGGCAAGAAGAGAGTTATACCTGTCGCGCTTTACCGCCCGAGAGTGTAGCAGACCCAGAACTAGCCCAATTGGCTGCTTTCATCCTGCGGGCGGCCCAGGTCGCCCCTGGCTGGGGGAGTAAGGAGTTTTAG
- the grxD gene encoding Grx4 family monothiol glutaredoxin, whose product MRPETRDRIESLIKNNKIMVFMKGTKLMPMCGFSNNVVQILNALGVPYETFDVLSDEEIRQGIKEYSNWPTIPQVYINGEFIGGSDIMIEMYQSGELQEKIAVAMAS is encoded by the coding sequence ATGAGACCGGAAACCCGCGACCGGATTGAATCTCTGATTAAGAACAACAAAATCATGGTGTTTATGAAGGGGACCAAACTGATGCCCATGTGCGGTTTTTCTAATAATGTGGTGCAAATCCTGAATGCACTGGGAGTGCCTTACGAAACCTTTGACGTGCTCAGTGATGAGGAAATCCGGCAAGGGATCAAGGAATACAGCAATTGGCCGACGATTCCCCAGGTTTATATCAATGGGGAATTTATCGGCGGGTCGGACATCATGATTGAGATGTACCAGTCGGGCGAACTCCAGGAGAAGATTGCGGTGGCGATGGCCTCCTAA
- the gcvT gene encoding glycine cleavage system aminomethyltransferase GcvT, which produces MKTPVVAAPMQNSPLRSCYEQQAKLTEFADWILPGQFAGLMVEHQAVRQRAGLFDISHMGQIQLTGPDALVHLNRLVPSDIAHLSPGMAKYTLLLNEQGGILDDLIVYAQGEAGVKLIVNAACTTKDLRWLRQHLPPTLQLEHLHYALLALQGPQATAIFQTLTDTPLATIPRFGHGTFATPLGTVWAARTGYTGEDGWEIQAEPSVGQALWRELLQRGATPCGLVARDVLRLEAGLHLYGQDMNESTTPLAAGLSWVVDWHKGDFLGRAALLIQKQTGVAQKLVGLWGTGRRIFRTGYPVLATDRIVGHVTSGTLSLSLGRPIGFAYVDTAWAQEGTPLTVQVRDQALPVTVGKRTFYRRAG; this is translated from the coding sequence ATGAAGACACCCGTTGTGGCGGCTCCGATGCAGAATTCCCCCTTGCGCTCCTGTTATGAACAGCAGGCCAAGCTCACCGAATTTGCCGATTGGATATTGCCCGGGCAATTTGCAGGTTTAATGGTTGAACATCAGGCGGTGCGGCAACGCGCCGGTTTATTTGATATTTCCCATATGGGACAAATTCAACTGACGGGACCGGATGCTTTAGTCCATCTCAACCGGTTGGTTCCCAGTGACATTGCCCATCTGTCGCCAGGCATGGCGAAATACACGCTGTTGTTGAACGAGCAGGGGGGCATTTTGGACGACTTGATTGTTTATGCCCAGGGGGAAGCGGGCGTCAAATTGATTGTCAACGCCGCCTGCACAACCAAAGACCTGCGCTGGTTGCGACAGCATTTGCCGCCGACGCTCCAGTTAGAGCATCTCCATTACGCCCTGCTGGCGCTCCAAGGTCCCCAGGCGACGGCCATTTTCCAGACTTTGACGGACACGCCCCTGGCGACCATTCCGCGCTTTGGGCACGGGACATTTGCCACTCCCTTGGGGACCGTTTGGGCGGCACGCACGGGTTACACAGGCGAAGACGGCTGGGAAATTCAAGCGGAACCGTCAGTCGGTCAGGCGCTATGGCGGGAATTGCTCCAACGGGGCGCGACCCCCTGTGGTCTGGTGGCGCGGGATGTCCTGCGGTTGGAAGCTGGCCTGCACCTGTATGGACAAGATATGAACGAGAGCACAACGCCGTTAGCTGCTGGGTTGTCGTGGGTGGTGGACTGGCACAAGGGCGATTTCTTGGGACGCGCGGCTCTACTCATCCAGAAGCAGACGGGCGTGGCGCAAAAGCTGGTGGGATTGTGGGGCACGGGGCGGCGGATTTTTCGCACCGGCTATCCCGTGTTGGCGACGGACCGCATCGTGGGGCACGTCACCAGCGGCACCCTGTCGTTGAGCCTAGGGCGACCCATTGGGTTTGCCTACGTGGACACGGCCTGGGCACAGGAAGGAACCCCCTTGACGGTGCAGGTTCGGGACCAGGCGTTACCGGTTACAGTAGGAAAGAGAACGTTTTACCGTCGTGCGGGATAG